ACCAAGCCACGTAATGCTACTCATTTTAACTTTCACTTTAAATCAAAATACATTAATTTCGTTGTCTATGAGTACTAACTTACAAACTCCAATAGATTACTTAAAAGGTGTTGGGCCAAATCGTGCAACTTTATTGCGCAAGGAGTTGGGTATTCATACCTATCAAGATTTAATAAATCTGTTTCCAAATCGGTATTTGGATCGTACAAAATATTATAAAATCAACCAATTATTACCTAATGCTGCCGAGGTACAAATTATTGGTAAAATCACAAAATTTGAAGAGATTGCTCAGAAAAGAGGCAAGCGATTAGTTGCGACTTTTAAGGACGAAACTGGCACCATGGAATTGGTTTGGTTTAGAGGTCAAAAATGGATTAAGGAAGGGTTAAAATTAAACGCAACTTATGTCATTTTTGGAAAAACAAACTTGTTTGCAAACAAGTATAATATGCCACATCCTGATATCGAATTATTGTCAGAACATGAAGCTAATTTACGCAGTGCGATGCAAGCGATTTATCCTTCAACAGAAAAATTAGCTAACAGAGGAATTAGCAATCGCGTGATGACAAAAATCATGCAAAATTTGTTCCTTGAAACCAAGGGGAGATTTGTTGAAACCTTGTCCGAAAAACTACTCTCAGAAAACAAATTAATTTCGAAATCTGAAGCCCTTTTAAATGTTCATTTTCCAAAAGACCAAACAGCCCTTTCTAAAGCTGAATTTAGACTGAAATTTGAAGAATTATTTTACATACAATTACAATTAATTCTTAAAAATCTAATTCATAAAGCAAAAATTAAAGGCTTCCCTTTTGAAACGGTTGGCGCTCATTTTAATTCGTTTTTCAAAAACCATTTACCGTTTGAATTAACCAATGCACAGAAGCGCGTATTAAAAGAAATCAGAGCAGATTTAGGCAGTAATGCGCAAATGAATCGCCTTTTACAAGGTGATGTTGGCTCTGGAAAAACCATAGTTGCATTAATGTCAATGTTAATAGCGGTTGACAATGGTTTTCAAGCTTGCTTAATGGCACCGACTGAAATTTTGTCAGTACAACACTATAATGGTTTACTAGAACTATGTAATGAATTAGAAATCAAAATAAAACTACTCACAGGTTCAAGTAAAACTTCAGAACGGAGAGAAATACACAAAATGCTAGAAAGTGGTGAATTAGACATTTTAATTGGCACACATGCTGTTTTAGAAGATAAGGTTAAATTCAACAATTTGGGACTCGTAATTATTGACGAGCAACACCGTTTTGGAGTCAAGCAACGTTCTAAGCTTTGGAAAAAAAACAGTCTTCCGCCTCACGTTTTAGTCATGACAGCAACTCCAATTCCGAGAACATTAGCGATGTCTGTTTATGGCGATTTAGACATCTCCGTAATTGACGAATTACCCCCTGGAAGACAGCCCATAAAAACGGTCCATAGATACGACTCCAATCGACTAAAAGTATTCCGTTTTATTCGTGACGAAATTGCTAAAAAAAGACAGGTCTATATTGTCTATCCTTTAATACAAGAAAACGCTCAGATGGACTACAAGGATCTGATGGATGGTTACGAAAGTTTGACCCGAGATTTTCCGATGCCCGAGTATCAAATATCCATTGTTCATGGTAAAATGAAACCCGCAGATAAGGAGTTTGAAATGCAACGTTTTGTTAAAGGCGAAACTCAAATTATGGTAGCAACTACAGTGATTGAAGTTGGCGTAAATGTGCCCAATGCTTCGGTCATGGTAATTGAAAGTGCTGAGCGTTTTGGACTGTCACAATTACACCAATTAAGAGGTCGTGTTGGACGTGGTGCAGAGCAAAGTTATTGCATCTTAATGACCAGTCATAAATTATCAGAAAACAGTAAAACACGTGTCCAAACCATGACCAGTACAAATGATGGTTTTGAGATTGCAGAAGTGGATTTACGACTTCGTGGGCCTGGAGATATTATGGGGACCCAACAAAGCGGAATCTTAAATTTACGCATTGCAGATATTGTAAAAGACAACGACATTTTGCAACATGCACGTTATTGGGCAAAAGACCTTTTAACTAAAGATCCAAGTTTAAGTAGTCCTGATAATGCAATTATATTAGAGACGTACCGACAAATGAGTAAATACAAAAACATCTGGAACTACATTAGCTAAGTTATGACCACAAAAAACACTGACGTACTAATTATTGGCGCTGGACTAACAGGCTTAACACTAGCCTATTTACTTAAATCGTTAAACGTAAAAACAACTATAATCGAAGCTAATACACGTATTGGCGGGCGCATTGTAACCAAACGCAATACTAATGAAGCACCAATAGATCTTGGAGCAACATGGCTTGTACCTCAGCAAACAAACGTTTTGAACTTACTAAAAACACTAAATATTGAGGTTTTTGAACAGTTTTACGGAGCAACCGCAATTTACCAACCAGATCCTAATAAACAAGCGCAACTAGTAGCTTTACCCAATAATGAATCGGTGAGTTACCGCATTAAAAACGGAACACAAACCCTAATTGAAACGTTAGCGGACCAATTAGACAGTACAAGTATTCAAACCGATACTAGCGTAATTTCAATTCAGCTTAAAGCGGAATACCTAGAAGTAAAAACGAATAAGCAGACCTACCATTCAACATATGTGATTTCGACCCTACCTCCTGCTTTATTTAATCAAAACATTAGCGTAACACCGGAATTACCCGAAGTTATAACGGACGTTTTATCAAAAACACATACCTGGATGCACAACTCCATTAGAGCTGGCTTTACCTATAAAACCCCTTTTTGGAAACACCCGCAAAGCAGTGGGACTATTTATGCCAATTCAGGACCTTTACAAGAGTTTTATGACCATTGTAACGCTGAGCAATCCCTATATGCTCTAAGTGGTTTTATGAGCGCTAATTTGCACGATTTAGGCAAAAAACAACGCAAACAATTAGCTTTAGACCAATTACAAAGCTATTATGGCGACCAAGCCTTAGAGTATTTAAGTTACGAAGAGTGCGTATGGATTGCTCAAAAACACACGATTAAACCAGATAACAACTTTTTAATGCCTCAGCAAAATAACGGGCACCCACTTTATCAAGAACGCTATTTAAATGAAAGACTTTTTATTGCTGGAGCAGAAACTAGCCCAGTGTTTTCAGGTAAAATGGAAGCTGCTGCTAGTAGTGCCATGCATGTTTTTAATTCGCTTAAAGCGGAAATTAATTAAGTTTTAATTGCTCCTCTATACAATTTGCTCATATAACAGAAATCACACAACAGTAAGCACATCTCGTCAGTTCGAGTGCGGCGACCTTAGGAGACGTGTATCGAGAACCTCTTTTCAAATACGCTTCTCCATACAATCTACTCATGCTTCACAAATCACTCGAAGTGACATTACTTTAATAGTATAAAATATAATTATCTTTGCATTACGTATAAAGGCTTAACGCCAAAACCTAAAAGTTAACGACAATCATGCTTCACCTTAAATTAGAAACCGATCCACGCTGGGTTACTATCGCCGAGTCTAACATAGAAGAAATCCTTACAGACCACGCCTGGTGCGAGCAAAAAGCGGCCACTAATGCGATTACGATTATTACGCATAACTCGGAAAAAGTCGATTTAGTCACAGAGCTTTTAGAATTAGCTAAAGAAGAATTGGAACACTTTCAAATGGTTCATGAAATCATTAAAAAACGGGGTTATACTTTAGGTCGCGAGCGTAAAGACCATTATGTTAACGAACTTTATAAGTTCATGAATAAAGGCGGAAGCAGATTACAATCGATGGTTGATCGCTTATTATTCTCGGCAATGATAGAAGCCAGAAGTTGCGAGCGTTTTAAACTATTATCGGAACGTATAAACGATGAAGAACTCTCTAAATTTTACTACGAATTAATGGTTAGTGAAGCAGGACATTACACAACATTTATCACTTTTGCTAGAAAATACGGTCAAGATATTGATGTTGATAAACGCTGGCAAGAGTTAGTAGAATTTGAAGGCGAATTAATTAAAAGTTACGGAACAAGCGAAGGAATCCACGGATAACCTAACCTGCCAGTCTTCAAAATAATTAAATTTTAGTAGTAATTGCGTGATTACACATAAGAAAAGGCATGGAATGCATGGTAAAAACCACCGGTGATTCACCCTCTAATTTTGATGGCATTCTATACAAACCTTGTAATGACGCTCTCTCTTTTATTCGCGAAGACAACAATCTTCAAAACATATTCATTTTAATGAATAAACAACTTAAAACATGACTTTCACCCCTTTTCCTGAACTACAAACTACTCGTCTACTGTTAAGACAAGTCACTGTTAAAGATAGCGCTATGGTACTCTATTTAAGATCTGATAAAACGATAAATAAGTATATTCAAAGACCTCCAGAACGACAAACCAGAACCATAACTGATGCAGTCAAGCATATTACAATGTTAACAGATCAAATAGAAAGCAATACGTCTATCACTTGGGGAATAACACTACAAAATACAACTGAAATAATTGGCACAATCTGTTTATGGAATTTTTCAAAAGGACATACAATTGCTGAGGTTGGCTACGATTTAAGTCCAAAACATCATAACAAAGGACTTATGTCCGAAGCGTTACAGGCCGTTATC
This portion of the Olleya sp. Bg11-27 genome encodes:
- the recG gene encoding ATP-dependent DNA helicase RecG, encoding MSTNLQTPIDYLKGVGPNRATLLRKELGIHTYQDLINLFPNRYLDRTKYYKINQLLPNAAEVQIIGKITKFEEIAQKRGKRLVATFKDETGTMELVWFRGQKWIKEGLKLNATYVIFGKTNLFANKYNMPHPDIELLSEHEANLRSAMQAIYPSTEKLANRGISNRVMTKIMQNLFLETKGRFVETLSEKLLSENKLISKSEALLNVHFPKDQTALSKAEFRLKFEELFYIQLQLILKNLIHKAKIKGFPFETVGAHFNSFFKNHLPFELTNAQKRVLKEIRADLGSNAQMNRLLQGDVGSGKTIVALMSMLIAVDNGFQACLMAPTEILSVQHYNGLLELCNELEIKIKLLTGSSKTSERREIHKMLESGELDILIGTHAVLEDKVKFNNLGLVIIDEQHRFGVKQRSKLWKKNSLPPHVLVMTATPIPRTLAMSVYGDLDISVIDELPPGRQPIKTVHRYDSNRLKVFRFIRDEIAKKRQVYIVYPLIQENAQMDYKDLMDGYESLTRDFPMPEYQISIVHGKMKPADKEFEMQRFVKGETQIMVATTVIEVGVNVPNASVMVIESAERFGLSQLHQLRGRVGRGAEQSYCILMTSHKLSENSKTRVQTMTSTNDGFEIAEVDLRLRGPGDIMGTQQSGILNLRIADIVKDNDILQHARYWAKDLLTKDPSLSSPDNAIILETYRQMSKYKNIWNYIS
- a CDS encoding flavin monoamine oxidase family protein; its protein translation is MTTKNTDVLIIGAGLTGLTLAYLLKSLNVKTTIIEANTRIGGRIVTKRNTNEAPIDLGATWLVPQQTNVLNLLKTLNIEVFEQFYGATAIYQPDPNKQAQLVALPNNESVSYRIKNGTQTLIETLADQLDSTSIQTDTSVISIQLKAEYLEVKTNKQTYHSTYVISTLPPALFNQNISVTPELPEVITDVLSKTHTWMHNSIRAGFTYKTPFWKHPQSSGTIYANSGPLQEFYDHCNAEQSLYALSGFMSANLHDLGKKQRKQLALDQLQSYYGDQALEYLSYEECVWIAQKHTIKPDNNFLMPQQNNGHPLYQERYLNERLFIAGAETSPVFSGKMEAAASSAMHVFNSLKAEIN
- a CDS encoding tRNA-(ms[2]io[6]A)-hydroxylase → MLHLKLETDPRWVTIAESNIEEILTDHAWCEQKAATNAITIITHNSEKVDLVTELLELAKEELEHFQMVHEIIKKRGYTLGRERKDHYVNELYKFMNKGGSRLQSMVDRLLFSAMIEARSCERFKLLSERINDEELSKFYYELMVSEAGHYTTFITFARKYGQDIDVDKRWQELVEFEGELIKSYGTSEGIHG
- a CDS encoding GNAT family N-acetyltransferase → MTFTPFPELQTTRLLLRQVTVKDSAMVLYLRSDKTINKYIQRPPERQTRTITDAVKHITMLTDQIESNTSITWGITLQNTTEIIGTICLWNFSKGHTIAEVGYDLSPKHHNKGLMSEALQAVINFGFNQLPCITIVAFTQFRNANSIKLLENNGFGLNKTLKDPDNSNNLIFELFE